The stretch of DNA ctgtcatctcagattttcaaattatgctttacagctaaagctagacaagcatttgtgtacgtttatcgatagctagcatagcattttgtccagccagcagcaggtaacttggtcacggaaatcagaaaagcaatcaaattaaatcgtttacctttgatgagcttcggatgttttcactcacgagactcccagttagatagccaatgttccttttttccaaaaatattatttttgtaggcgaaatagctctgtttgttcttcatgtttggctgagaaatcgcccggaaattgcagtcacgaaaaccccgaaaaatattccaaattagctccataatatcgacagaaacatggcaaacgttgtttataatcaatcctcaaagtgtttttcaaatatctattcgataatatatccaccgggacaattcgtttttcagtaggaccgattggattaatggctacctctgtattttacgcgagaatcactatgagcatcaggtgaccacttgctcaatgtagccgcttacgggtattcttcaacataaatgcgtaaaactacgtcacaatgctgtagacaccttggggaatacggagaaaaagtaatctggttaatagcccattcactgctcaatagggacgcattggaacgcagcgctttcaaaacatgaggcacttccggattggatttttctcaggctttcgcctgcaacatcagttctgttatactcacagacaatatttttacagttttggaaacttttgtgttttctatcctaagctgtcaattatatgcatattctagcatcttgtcctgacaaaatatcccgtttactacgggaacgttatttttccaaaaatgaaaatactgccccctagtcacagaccctttactcagtactttgttgaagcacctttggcagcgattgcagcattaagttttcttgggtatgacactctagaagcttggcacacctgtatttggggagttttccaattattctctgcagatcctctcaagctctgtcaggttggatggggagcatcgctgcactgctattttcaagtctctccagagatgttcatgtctgggctctgactgggacattcagagactggtcccgaaaccactcctgtgttTTGACTGTGTgctttagggtcgttgtcctgttggaaggtgaaccttcacccccagtctgaggtcctgagcaggttttcagcaaggatctctgtactttgctcactTCATCTTTCCCccatcctgacttgtctcccagtccctgtcgctgaaaaacatgcccagagcatggtgctgccaccaacatgcttcatcgtagggatggtgcaaggtttcctacAGACGAGATGCTTgactttcaggccaaagagttcaatcttggtttcatcagaccacagaatcttgtttctcatggtccgagtcctttaggtgccttttggcaaactccaagcaggctgtcatgtgccttttattgaggagtggcttctgtctgtccactctacataaaggcctgattggtggactgctgcaaagatggttgtccttctgggaggttctcccatctccacagaggaactctgcagctctgtcagagtgaccattgggttcttggtcacctccctgatcaagtccctgatcaaggcccttctccttcgattggtcagtttggctgggcggccagctctaggaagagtcttggtggttccaaacttcttccatttaagaatgatggaggccactgtgttcttggggaccgtcaatgttgcagacattttttggtacccttccccacatTTGtgcctcggagctctatggacaattccttcaatctcatggcttggtttttgttctgacatgcactgtcaactgagggaccttatatagacaggtgtgtgcctttccaaattatgtccaatcaattgaatataccccAGGGGGActcgaatcaagttgtagaaacatctcaaggatgatcaatgggaacaggatgcacctgatctcaatttcgagtcccatagcaaagggtctgaatacttatgtaaataaggtatttctattttttttatttgcaacaaaaaatttttttaacagtttagctttgtcattatggggtattgtgtaaacCACTGTAGGTAAGGGTTTCTTAATTGTTTGTTACAAGCATGTTTCTGGCCTAAATCATTGGTAGGTGTGCTTGCTATTACTGACAAGGTATTAGAGCCACATCAAGACCACATTTGGTATTTGACAGATTGCCTCTGTTTCCAGGAGGAAGATCCCTCACTCTCTGGACACTGGTGTGATCTGGAGGAGGCTAAATCCCAGTCTTTCCCTTGTAGTGAAACAAACTGGGAAACAAAGAGGGCAGCTCATCCGTAGAAGACTGGCTGTGAACTTTGGGACTGGTATTGGATTTTCCAGTGTTGCAACTATGTCAGAGGCCATCCTCACCTTCCAGTACCAGCTCAATGGAGTCATGGAAACGGTCCTCAAAACTGCTGTGCATGAGATCACCCGGCTGGTGAAGGACCACTTCCTGGAAGAAGTGACAGGTGGCAAGCAGGAAGTGGAAATCTTGAAGGAGAGGctgcagcagtgtgagcagagatggagggatggagaggaggagcggCAGAGGAGGGAAGTTGAAGAGAAAGAGCAAAGAAAgaaaagggaagagacagagcaGGGGGGGGTGTGTAGGAGATGTGGTTGTGCTGgagacactgaggagagagaagagagactgttaggtgagatccacacacacacacacgcacacacacacacacaatatggaaTCTCTGACTGTGTTTGGTTCTGTCCTCAGGAGCAGAGAAAGGTTTTGATATCAAACCGGAGATGTTCCAGCCAGATGGACCCAGCGCGGGAGAGGGTCCACAGGATACAGCCCCGTCTGGCTCTTCCTGTGTCTCTGAGAGGATGGTAGAAAGGGAAGACCATGTAGTCCATATCAAAGAGGAACCTGATGAATGGGGGGACTTGGTAAACCAGATGGTCACATCCACAGATTCTCCCATAATGAGCCTGAGTCGTCTACAGAGATTGAGCTCAAATCCTGAGGCATGGACCAGTGAGCCTCAGCCTCCACTCCCAGCATTATGGGCCAGTGATCCTCAACCTCCAGCACCATGGTCCAGGGAACCTCTTCCTCTAGCACCTCTGGCCAGGGagcctccacctctacctccaacaCCATGGACCAGGAAGGAGCAGCACTTTCTCCCAAGGTCAATGATACCCAACGAGGGGACAAGGCATGCTGTGGGGGCCCTCGAGACCAGTCCCAACGGCCTGCGCATCAACACAACGGCACATGTCAAACCCTACAGCTGCCCACACTGTGGGAAGAGCTTCCCTCAGCTCCGAAACCTGAAAGACCACCAGAAGTACCACCACACAGGGAAGAAGGCCTTCACCTGCTCCCAGTGTGGTAAGGGTTTTGTGTACATGTGCCACCTCAGGGTACACATGCAGTGCCACACGGGGGAGAGGCCCTTCagctgctctcagtgtggaaaaAGCTTTAGCCTTCAGAGCGGCTTGAAGAGACACAGGGTCATTCACACTGCAGAGAGACCTTACCACTGCACGGACTGTGGTAACAGATTCTATTCTAGATCGGACCTGAAAAGGCATGAACAAATCCAGTGCAAAGTCGACCTTTGAGGTGGAGCAGGTTAATTTGGAAAATTAGAGGGTGGAAATAACTGCCCATGTATACTATGTTCAAATGCTGATGCATTTTAATGTTGAAAGGAATAAAACACTGAATAAATTATTCTCATCCTTTCTTAATAACTTATTGTTCATGGTGTTAActgttacatacatacacaaagaCTTATCTTAAGTAAAAGAGTAATAAGTAAGTGGCCTTGTCCTAATCAAAACGGCACATAAATGTAGTTATTTGCCAGAGGAAGTTATGTTACTATGGCAGAGTTTCCAACATTGAAGAAAAATATGTACGAGTTCTGCGCAATTGCATTCGCAGTATGATCACCTCGATGTCAGAGCAAAGGGACGGGATCCAACCTTCTCCAGTCTAGCCAAAGACAGAAGAGGTAACCCGACACGTCACAGCGGCTATAAAGGTGAAGCATCCATTTAGAACGTTTTCTcaccaccaaatatggtagtgagatgAAGTCTAGTTGCGGGTAGTGTGAGCTAGGTTAAACTGGTCTGATTTTCTAATCAATGAAACTGGTCTCAAAACTAAAATCTGTTACGAACACAGTGCACTAGGTTTTATAGACTTGACGCTTTGACAACATGCACTCGTTTTAAATAACTCGATGTAAGGTAGAATCGAGTTTGtgcacacgcgcacttcacaGAGGGGCGTTCCCTAACGGATATACGGAAATAATGCTACAACGTGCCTATAGGATatcgctagctcgtgcttggttTTGCCCTTCTTCCTTGCTTGATCTGCCCACTATGCTTCATTTGCTCACACTCTAAAAGACACTGAACCTTCTTGGATTAGTTATATCTTTGTTATAACCGTCTATCTAGTAGCTGTTAGCTTATtccagtagctagctagccacctgtCTTTGATACGTATGTGTACAGTTCTAGGAGAGAGAGGATATTTGTAACTAGCTGATTTTTATGACGAACAACAACGTTTGGGAAGTGGTAAGAATATTTTGTGAAATGGGCAGACCTTCTGCAGTACTACACTGTGTTATTATCtgtagctaaagctagctagcaagttTGATACATCATACCACCTACCCACAAGTAAAAAAGGGTGTACGGGTTTATTAATTTGTTAGTTACGAGCATGTTGCTGCGCTAAATCATTGGTAAGTGAGCTGCCTATAACTGACAAGATATTTGAGGCACATCAAGACCACATTTGGTGTATTTGACAGTTTGCCCCTGTTTCTAGGAGGAAGAGATACCTGACTGGGCACTGGTGTGATCTGGAGGAGGCTAAATCCAAGTCTTTCCATTATAGTGAACCAAACTGGGAAACAAGGGGGGCAGCTCATCCATAGAAGTCTGTGAACTCTGGGACTGGTACCAATAAGGGAAGGGGGGTTGATTTTCCAGTGTTGGATTGATGTTGTTGCAGTTATGTCAGAGGCCATCCTCACCTTCCAGTACCAGCTCAATGGAGTCATGGAAACGGTCCTCAAAACTGCTGTGCATGAGATCACTCGGCTGGTGAAGGACAGCTTCCTGAAGGAAGTGACTGGGAGCAAGCGGGAAGTGGAAATCTTGAAGGAGAGGctgcagcagtgtgagcagagatggagggacggagaggaggagaggaagaggagggaagttgaagagagagagcagaaaaagaagagggaacagagagagcagagggg from Oncorhynchus kisutch isolate 150728-3 linkage group LG15, Okis_V2, whole genome shotgun sequence encodes:
- the LOC109905085 gene encoding zinc finger protein 250-like, which encodes MSEAILTFQYQLNGVMETVLKTAVHEITRLVKDHFLEEVTGGKQEVEILKERLQQCEQRWRDGEEERQRREVEEKEQRKKREETEQGGVCRRCGCAGDTEEREERLLGAEKGFDIKPEMFQPDGPSAGEGPQDTAPSGSSCVSERMVEREDHVVHIKEEPDEWGDLVNQMVTSTDSPIMSLSRLQRLSSNPEAWTSEPQPPLPALWASDPQPPAPWSREPLPLAPLAREPPPLPPTPWTRKEQHFLPRSMIPNEGTRHAVGALETSPNGLRINTTAHVKPYSCPHCGKSFPQLRNLKDHQKYHHTGKKAFTCSQCGKGFVYMCHLRVHMQCHTGERPFSCSQCGKSFSLQSGLKRHRVIHTAERPYHCTDCGNRFYSRSDLKRHEQIQCKVDL